A single genomic interval of Spirosoma taeanense harbors:
- the rpsA gene encoding 30S ribosomal protein S1, giving the protein MSKTQQRDLPAFDWDRADNKGFGSGYSDAERNRMLELYDNTLSEVKEKEVVMGTVVGITDREVLLNIGFKSDGLVPASEFRDMPDLKMGDEIEVYVENQEDPNGQLVLSRKKAKVITAWQKIQRALDEDLVIDGFVKRRTKGGLIVDIFGIEAFLPGSQIDVKPIRDFDIFVGKKMEVKVVKINYANDNVVVSHKVLIEKDLEAQRAQILNNLEKGQVLEGVIKNMTNFGVFIDLGGVDGLLHITDISWGRISHPSEVLHLDQKVNVVVLDFDEDKKRISLGMKQLQAHPWDALAEDIQVGSKVKGKIVNVADYGAFLEIMPGVEGLIHVSEMSWSQHLRNPQEFLKVGDEVEAVVLTLDRNDRKMSLGIKQLTEDPWTRPELRTKYAIGTKHKGLVRNLTNFGLFLELEEGIDGLVHVSDLSWTKKVKHPSDFIKVGEELEVVVLELDVENRRLALGHKQLEENPWDTFEDFFAVGTIHRCTILSKNDKMATLELPYGIEGFSSLKNLTKEDGSFAEVGENLDFKVTEFSKEEKRIMLSHTKTWQEKNEPAKEQKPKAASAKPVSTSNQADRGATLGDLDALAALKEQMEGRN; this is encoded by the coding sequence ATGAGCAAAACGCAGCAACGCGACCTGCCGGCATTTGATTGGGACCGGGCAGACAACAAAGGATTCGGAAGTGGCTATTCGGATGCAGAACGCAACCGGATGTTGGAACTGTACGACAACACCCTGTCGGAAGTTAAAGAGAAAGAAGTAGTAATGGGAACCGTCGTTGGGATTACAGACCGTGAGGTACTGCTCAACATTGGCTTCAAGTCGGACGGATTGGTTCCAGCTTCCGAATTCCGGGATATGCCGGACCTGAAGATGGGTGATGAGATTGAAGTTTACGTAGAGAATCAGGAAGACCCGAACGGCCAGCTTGTACTGTCGCGTAAGAAAGCGAAAGTAATTACAGCCTGGCAGAAAATTCAGCGTGCGCTGGACGAAGACCTCGTCATCGACGGTTTCGTGAAACGCCGGACGAAAGGTGGTCTGATCGTTGATATTTTTGGTATTGAAGCATTCTTGCCTGGCTCGCAGATTGATGTGAAGCCAATCCGCGATTTCGACATTTTTGTTGGCAAGAAAATGGAAGTGAAGGTCGTTAAGATCAATTATGCAAATGACAATGTCGTTGTTTCGCATAAAGTCCTGATCGAGAAAGACCTTGAAGCGCAACGCGCTCAGATTCTGAACAATCTGGAAAAAGGTCAGGTACTGGAAGGCGTGATCAAGAACATGACTAACTTCGGTGTGTTCATCGATCTTGGTGGAGTAGATGGTCTGCTGCACATCACGGATATTTCGTGGGGCCGCATCAGCCATCCGTCGGAAGTTCTGCACCTCGACCAGAAAGTCAACGTGGTGGTACTCGACTTCGACGAAGACAAAAAGCGTATCTCGCTGGGCATGAAGCAGCTTCAGGCGCACCCATGGGATGCACTGGCTGAAGACATCCAGGTTGGTTCAAAGGTAAAAGGTAAGATTGTAAACGTAGCTGATTACGGCGCGTTCCTCGAAATCATGCCGGGTGTTGAAGGGCTGATCCACGTTTCAGAAATGTCGTGGTCGCAGCACCTACGCAACCCGCAGGAGTTCCTCAAAGTTGGCGATGAAGTGGAAGCCGTTGTGCTTACTCTTGACCGCAACGACCGGAAAATGTCGCTGGGCATCAAGCAACTGACCGAAGATCCCTGGACCCGTCCAGAACTGCGGACCAAGTACGCTATTGGTACAAAGCATAAAGGGCTAGTACGTAACCTGACCAACTTCGGCCTGTTCCTCGAACTAGAAGAAGGCATTGATGGCCTGGTACACGTATCAGATCTGTCATGGACGAAGAAAGTGAAGCACCCATCGGATTTCATCAAAGTTGGTGAAGAACTCGAAGTGGTTGTTCTGGAACTGGACGTGGAAAACCGTCGTCTGGCGCTGGGTCATAAGCAACTCGAAGAGAACCCGTGGGACACGTTCGAAGACTTCTTCGCTGTTGGTACGATTCACCGGTGCACGATTCTGAGCAAGAACGACAAGATGGCCACGCTCGAACTGCCCTACGGCATCGAAGGTTTCTCGTCGCTCAAGAACCTTACGAAAGAAGATGGTTCATTTGCCGAAGTTGGCGAAAACTTGGATTTCAAAGTAACGGAGTTCTCGAAAGAGGAGAAGCGGATCATGCTGTCGCACACAAAAACGTGGCAGGAGAAAAACGAGCCCGCGAAAGAACAGAAGCCAAAAGCTGCTTCAGCGAAACCTGTCTCGACCTCCAACCAGGCCGACCGGGGTGCTACGCTTGGTGACCTCGACGCTCTGGCTGCCTTGAAAGAGCAAATGGAAGGCCGCAATTAA
- a CDS encoding HNH endonuclease, which produces MGRKVLVLNQDYSALSICSVPKAFLLVFLEKAELVAESEQFTLRTVSAEFPMPSVIRLHRYVSLPYKGVMLTRQNIFKRDGHRCQYCGTADDLTLDHVLPKSRGGKTSWDNLATACKRCNSRKGDYTPDEANLKLRQKPFKPTFLVFLREFSGSVEQSWMPFLAKKEKAFQ; this is translated from the coding sequence ATGGGCAGGAAAGTATTAGTCTTAAATCAAGATTACAGTGCACTCAGCATCTGCTCCGTTCCCAAAGCATTTTTGCTGGTTTTTTTAGAAAAAGCCGAACTCGTCGCCGAATCCGAGCAATTCACGCTCCGAACTGTTTCTGCAGAGTTCCCGATGCCGTCGGTTATTCGGCTTCATCGATACGTAAGTCTGCCCTACAAAGGCGTCATGCTCACTCGGCAGAATATTTTTAAGCGCGACGGTCACCGCTGCCAGTACTGCGGCACCGCTGATGACCTCACCCTCGATCATGTCCTGCCAAAGTCGCGGGGAGGCAAAACCAGCTGGGATAACCTGGCTACCGCCTGCAAACGGTGCAATTCACGAAAAGGAGATTACACGCCCGATGAGGCAAATCTGAAATTGCGCCAAAAACCTTTTAAACCTACGTTTCTGGTTTTTCTGCGTGAATTTTCAGGATCAGTTGAACAAAGCTGGATGCCCTTCTTAGCCAAAAAAGAAAAAGCGTTCCAGTAA
- the smpB gene encoding SsrA-binding protein SmpB — protein MASASIVKQVDIRNRRASFEYSFLEKYTAGIVLTGTEIKSARQGKVNLQDAYCLIHNDELFIRQMNISLYTEGTHYNHEPLRDRKLLLTKREIKRLTEKLKDQGLTIVPIRMFTNERGFAKVEIALAKGKKLYDKRDSIKERDVERDLQRERY, from the coding sequence ATGGCCTCTGCTTCTATTGTTAAACAAGTCGATATTCGTAATCGGAGGGCTTCATTCGAATATTCATTTCTTGAGAAATATACTGCTGGTATCGTCCTGACCGGCACCGAGATAAAGTCAGCCCGGCAGGGTAAGGTAAATTTGCAGGATGCTTACTGCCTGATTCATAATGATGAGCTGTTTATTCGTCAGATGAATATCTCGCTCTACACCGAGGGGACCCATTACAATCACGAGCCCTTGCGCGACCGTAAACTTTTGCTCACCAAGCGTGAAATCAAGCGTCTGACGGAAAAGTTGAAAGACCAGGGGCTAACGATTGTGCCCATTCGGATGTTTACCAATGAACGAGGCTTTGCAAAAGTAGAAATTGCCCTGGCAAAGGGTAAAAAATTATATGATAAACGCGATAGTATTAAAGAGCGCGACGTAGAACGTGACCTGCAACGCGAGCGGTACTAA
- a CDS encoding OmpH family outer membrane protein yields MKNASLFLNVILTIAVAVLYYLHFKDGQPEAAPVSSAPAEAKGRAIVYVNVDTLLTKYDYFKDTQKVLESKRFQLENDLAAKGRNLQNKVAFFQQKAPTMTQEQGRATEASLQKEQQDILAYRDRAAQNLANEEQSKNKQLYDQIYDYLKKVNAQNKYEFVLGYTKGGGILFADPAADRTKIVLDGLNKEYKNKQPKK; encoded by the coding sequence GTGAAGAATGCCTCGTTGTTTTTAAACGTCATCCTGACGATTGCCGTAGCTGTTCTATACTACCTGCATTTCAAAGACGGCCAGCCCGAAGCAGCTCCCGTTTCATCCGCTCCCGCTGAGGCTAAAGGCAGAGCGATCGTTTATGTGAATGTTGATACGCTGCTTACGAAATACGATTATTTTAAAGACACTCAGAAAGTACTCGAAAGCAAGCGGTTTCAATTAGAAAATGATCTTGCTGCGAAAGGACGTAATCTGCAGAATAAAGTAGCCTTCTTTCAGCAAAAGGCTCCAACCATGACCCAGGAACAGGGACGCGCAACCGAAGCTTCGCTGCAAAAAGAACAACAGGATATCCTGGCTTACCGCGATCGGGCTGCTCAGAATCTGGCGAACGAAGAACAGTCGAAAAACAAGCAGCTATACGACCAGATTTACGATTATCTGAAAAAAGTAAATGCGCAGAATAAGTATGAGTTTGTACTCGGGTATACCAAAGGTGGCGGCATACTCTTTGCCGACCCGGCAGCCGACCGGACCAAAATAGTTCTGGACGGCCTGAATAAAGAATACAAGAATAAACAGCCAAAGAAATAG
- a CDS encoding penicillin acylase family protein — protein sequence MRYLKAALISLFTITLVWALNRPWGGIPAFGPLLSPFVGFWQNAESINYQDEEVTLEGTKAPVTVLFDDVAVPHVFAQNDHDLYFAQGYLTARDRLWQMEFQTHAAAGRVSEIVGDRALELDRYNRHLGMGYGAEQTLKGMQNDPATRDALDAYTAGVNAWINQLTPAKYPIEYKLLGYAPEPWTPLKCALLLKQMTSTLASGADDLLMTNILRKYGAAVTADLFPNYPTREDPIIPPGTGWDFAPLPVPPTPKDSSLHSLLALSAPRFDAGMRRPQPEIGSNNWAVGAQKSATGFPILANDPHLTLSLPSIWYQIQLVSPTVNVYGASLPGAPNVIIGFNKDVAWGVTNVGADVLDFYTIRFKDDSRREYWHDKQWKPVRTRLETIKVKGKADVLDTVIYTHHGPVVYSADAKPFRRNIPVGHAARWIAHEPSNEMRCFYYLNRAKSFADYRKALTYYVAPAQNFIFASSQNDIAISPNGRYPLKYKEQGKFLLDGTNPADDWYGFVPANQNPLVKNPPRGFVSSANQSSTDQTYPYYINWEFAPSERGRRINQRLAAMQRATADSLRALQNDNFNLRAADVLPVILPHLNPQSLNQSQQNALAILKDWRFNNDAGEIGPTIFSRWLTQLNEAIWADEFDQGDTLPMRYPSPDRTLTLMQRDPSSRWFDNVKTPVRERLPDLVTQSFRAACDTLVKQKGALGEAWAWGPTKGTDIRHLLPGVDAFSVLDLNIGGGSNIVNATSERAGPSWRMVVALGPQPKAYGIYPGGQSGNPGSPYYQNMIETWRTGQLNELLYLQSDQRNHTRIKRKLTIK from the coding sequence ATGCGCTATCTTAAAGCGGCCTTAATTTCATTATTCACAATTACGCTCGTCTGGGCACTTAATCGCCCCTGGGGAGGGATTCCCGCGTTCGGGCCCCTGCTTAGTCCGTTTGTTGGTTTCTGGCAAAATGCCGAATCAATCAATTACCAGGATGAAGAGGTTACGTTAGAAGGGACCAAAGCGCCCGTTACGGTTCTGTTCGATGACGTGGCTGTTCCGCATGTGTTTGCCCAGAACGACCATGACCTTTACTTTGCTCAGGGCTATCTGACTGCCCGCGACCGGCTCTGGCAAATGGAATTTCAGACGCATGCCGCTGCCGGACGGGTTTCGGAGATTGTCGGCGACAGAGCATTAGAACTTGACCGCTACAACCGCCACTTAGGCATGGGTTACGGAGCGGAGCAGACACTGAAAGGTATGCAGAATGACCCGGCAACTCGGGATGCGCTCGATGCGTATACCGCCGGCGTCAATGCCTGGATCAATCAACTCACGCCCGCCAAATACCCGATTGAGTACAAATTATTGGGATACGCGCCCGAGCCCTGGACACCGCTTAAATGCGCTCTGCTTTTGAAACAGATGACCAGTACGCTGGCCAGCGGAGCCGATGATCTGCTGATGACCAATATTCTCCGGAAATATGGGGCCGCCGTTACCGCCGATCTGTTTCCGAACTATCCCACTCGCGAAGACCCTATTATTCCTCCCGGCACCGGGTGGGATTTTGCACCCCTGCCTGTTCCGCCCACGCCAAAAGACAGCAGCCTGCATAGTTTGCTGGCCTTGTCGGCTCCGCGTTTCGATGCCGGTATGCGTCGGCCGCAGCCGGAAATTGGCTCCAATAACTGGGCTGTAGGGGCACAGAAGTCAGCAACGGGCTTTCCAATTCTGGCTAATGATCCGCACCTGACACTGAGTTTACCTTCAATCTGGTATCAAATCCAGCTCGTATCGCCAACGGTAAACGTATATGGCGCATCGCTGCCGGGCGCGCCCAATGTAATCATTGGTTTTAATAAAGACGTAGCCTGGGGGGTTACCAACGTTGGTGCTGACGTCCTTGATTTCTATACGATCCGGTTCAAAGATGATAGCCGCCGGGAATACTGGCACGACAAGCAGTGGAAACCGGTCCGGACGCGTCTTGAAACCATCAAGGTAAAAGGAAAGGCAGACGTACTAGATACGGTTATATATACCCATCACGGGCCCGTAGTGTATTCCGCCGATGCTAAGCCATTCCGTCGAAACATCCCGGTTGGGCACGCGGCTCGCTGGATTGCGCACGAACCATCGAACGAAATGCGCTGCTTTTATTACCTTAATCGCGCAAAATCCTTTGCCGATTATCGAAAAGCATTAACCTATTACGTTGCCCCCGCGCAGAATTTTATTTTCGCCAGCAGTCAGAACGACATTGCTATTTCGCCCAACGGACGCTACCCGCTGAAATATAAAGAACAAGGTAAATTTCTGCTCGATGGGACTAACCCCGCCGATGACTGGTACGGATTTGTTCCTGCCAATCAGAATCCGCTGGTCAAAAACCCGCCCCGTGGGTTCGTTAGTTCAGCCAATCAGTCCTCTACAGACCAGACGTACCCGTATTACATCAACTGGGAATTTGCGCCATCTGAGCGTGGGCGACGCATCAACCAGCGTCTAGCGGCTATGCAGCGCGCTACGGCCGATAGTCTGCGTGCCTTACAGAACGACAACTTCAATCTGCGAGCCGCCGATGTACTGCCGGTCATTTTGCCTCACTTGAACCCGCAGTCCCTCAACCAAAGCCAGCAAAATGCGCTCGCTATATTGAAAGACTGGCGCTTTAACAATGACGCTGGCGAGATTGGCCCGACCATTTTTTCGCGGTGGCTAACTCAGTTGAATGAGGCTATCTGGGCCGATGAATTTGATCAGGGCGATACGTTGCCTATGCGTTACCCATCTCCGGACCGTACCCTGACACTTATGCAGCGCGATCCTTCGTCCCGCTGGTTCGATAATGTCAAAACGCCTGTTCGCGAACGTCTGCCAGACCTGGTAACGCAAAGCTTCCGGGCCGCCTGCGATACATTGGTTAAACAGAAGGGTGCGTTAGGTGAAGCATGGGCGTGGGGACCTACTAAAGGAACGGATATTCGGCATCTGCTGCCGGGTGTAGATGCCTTTAGTGTACTGGATTTAAACATCGGCGGAGGCAGCAACATTGTGAATGCTACGTCTGAACGAGCCGGGCCGTCGTGGCGCATGGTCGTTGCTCTGGGCCCTCAACCGAAAGCTTATGGTATATATCCCGGTGGCCAGTCGGGCAATCCCGGTAGTCCGTATTACCAGAACATGATTGAAACGTGGCGAACGGGCCAACTTAATGAACTGCTGTACCTGCAGTCAGATCAACGCAATCACACGCGCATTAAACGAAAGCTGACTATCAAGTGA
- a CDS encoding RNA polymerase sigma factor, whose translation MVLTDADLTLRLKQDDETAFETLFRRHYRFLYTIAIQYVKDPAIAEDALQEVYLKLWTHRSHLDPSQPVKSYLATAMRNQVLNRLRDEKRTILRHIELQTGLSILDTTTEDQITLDEYSLIVQAGLRHLPQQRRLVFTLRSENGLSNEEIAAQLHISANTVKVQYYQACRFLRNYLRQHAGIETLALFLATYCN comes from the coding sequence ATGGTACTGACCGACGCAGACCTGACGCTTCGCCTGAAGCAGGATGACGAGACAGCATTTGAGACGCTGTTTCGTCGGCATTACCGTTTTTTGTACACGATAGCAATCCAGTACGTCAAAGATCCCGCGATAGCAGAAGATGCCCTGCAGGAAGTTTATCTGAAGCTGTGGACGCATCGGAGTCACCTAGACCCTTCGCAGCCCGTAAAAAGTTATCTGGCTACAGCTATGCGTAACCAGGTTCTGAACCGATTGCGCGACGAAAAACGGACGATTTTACGGCACATTGAGCTTCAGACAGGGCTTTCCATACTCGATACAACAACCGAGGATCAGATTACACTTGATGAATACAGTCTGATTGTGCAGGCTGGTTTGCGCCACTTACCCCAGCAACGGCGACTGGTATTTACGCTTCGCTCCGAGAATGGCCTTTCGAACGAAGAGATTGCTGCGCAGCTCCATATATCTGCAAATACCGTAAAAGTGCAATATTATCAGGCCTGTCGGTTTCTTCGCAACTACCTGCGTCAGCATGCTGGGATTGAAACCCTGGCTCTTTTTCTGGCTACGTATTGCAACTAA
- a CDS encoding FecR family protein gives MTEQLLQRYFANQVTPTEAKQVLDWFATNVGQTYLTHRLDAQLGDADWHAPPNTLTPDADRMLTAIRLQLATSSLTTNPAPVKSFNWFNQSMRWAAVFIGAVLLAAGAYWGYQYLYPADLVQQTAFGETHRLTLPDGSTVTLNGNSRLRYAPQWSSGQTRDVWLTGEGFFRVTHQRNHERFIVHLPNRLTIEVLGTQFNVLARESRAKVVLNNGKIRLNVGEQAQRKLIMQPGDLVYADVKARIYYRKRVDAAAQSAWQTGKLKFDETSLQEVAQMLEDTYGVTVVIADPELRRQTLSGTIPNRDIETILKGLSTLFDLHITQQTNRITIQ, from the coding sequence ATGACTGAACAGCTGCTTCAACGGTATTTTGCCAATCAGGTTACGCCAACCGAAGCCAAGCAGGTGCTGGATTGGTTCGCTACCAATGTAGGGCAAACTTACCTGACCCACCGGCTTGACGCCCAGTTAGGTGATGCTGATTGGCACGCGCCCCCGAATACCCTAACTCCGGATGCCGACCGGATGCTAACCGCAATTCGGCTGCAACTGGCAACGTCCTCATTGACAACCAACCCGGCTCCCGTCAAATCTTTTAACTGGTTTAATCAGTCCATGCGCTGGGCAGCCGTTTTTATCGGCGCAGTGCTCCTAGCAGCCGGCGCTTATTGGGGGTATCAGTATTTATATCCTGCCGATCTGGTCCAGCAGACTGCCTTTGGAGAAACACACCGGCTGACGTTACCCGATGGCTCAACGGTTACGCTAAACGGAAATAGTCGTTTACGCTACGCCCCTCAGTGGTCCAGCGGTCAAACCCGCGATGTGTGGCTCACTGGTGAAGGTTTTTTTCGGGTCACCCATCAGCGCAATCACGAACGCTTTATCGTGCATCTGCCGAACAGACTGACCATTGAGGTACTGGGCACGCAGTTTAACGTGCTGGCGCGCGAAAGCCGGGCTAAAGTAGTACTCAACAACGGAAAGATTCGGCTGAACGTAGGCGAACAGGCGCAGCGGAAGCTGATCATGCAGCCCGGCGACCTGGTCTATGCCGATGTGAAAGCCCGAATCTATTACCGAAAACGGGTAGATGCGGCTGCGCAGTCAGCCTGGCAGACGGGCAAACTGAAATTTGACGAGACAAGCCTGCAGGAAGTAGCTCAGATGCTGGAAGACACCTACGGCGTTACGGTCGTTATCGCCGATCCTGAATTACGTCGGCAGACGCTTTCGGGCACAATTCCTAATCGCGACATCGAAACCATTCTGAAAGGTCTTTCCACGCTCTTCGATCTGCACATTACCCAGCAAACTAACCGGATTACGATTCAATAA
- a CDS encoding SusC/RagA family TonB-linked outer membrane protein: MKKLLSLVWLLLLASLLPVKAQLLASSNRYRTQPNRDADTRLVSLRSALTELEQRYRVSFIYPSNLVDTKVVVVRASNHNLETELTSLLTDKHLTYRRIQPNFYAIVSTREKTSRLFRKISQIQTPGADTPLNEPAQLPDQTLNRLERMGWTLTATTQPMADISGKVTDKNGQAIPGVSVIVKGTSRGTTTDVAGNYTINAGNNATLVFSFVGYATQEIAVASRTRINVSLTDDVKALSEVVVVGYGTQKRASVTGAISSVSSQEVTQLPVPSVEQAIQGRVPGVSVVANGSPGETPIVRIRGIGSINYASNPLYVIDGYPTSDLNNFDTRDIESVDVLKDASSAAIYGSRAANGVIIITTKRGQRDGRLHVNYDGYMGVQSAWRQLDLLNTKEYIQYGTALLQNAENDKAAAENRQPVDARPARFLEANFNKPVYQGATQTYVQTDTDWQKAVFRNAAITQHSVQLSGGGEKSRFYSSLGYFSQDGIMIGTNYRRGNFRINSDHTISKRFTFGQTLTVSYDDRNGEANAGGRTQVMNMIRMTPYMPITDPVLVGGYRGPDGSDATDPQNPVRAALQDRTNTQRLKLLGSAYLDVRLFEGLTYRIRGGIDYVTARDYTFQPIYNESFNARALAQLTDNRYTYTSPLISNQLTFERTFGKHTINAVAVAERQAGIYSSLNGAGQAGSNDIRQVSGLTPTSVGLTGSRTQNVLISYLGRINYEFAGKYLLGASFRRDGSSKFAPGNKWGNFPSVSAGWRISEEAFLKSVPTISELKLRASYGSMGFNGIGDYDWQVAVSQNTNALLGGSRTQGTYFDRLGNTSLRWEVTDMTNVGLDLGILSNRVTLTAEYFNRNTDGLILGQPIAPSIGYTQSPVVNVGNMRNRGVELQLGYNKRQGDFRYDLSGNISIIRNKVLTLGPNISPLFNGANADYGGFDITRTVAGEPIQSFYGWRVAGIFQNADEIKAAPKQANAKPGDIRFVDSNGDGQIDAQDRVNLGSFLPKFTYGFNVNTNYRNFDLTLFIQGVQGNKVYNGVKVIEQGMLRLFNAGADVLRAWTPTNTNTDVPRAVSGDPNGNTRTSDRFLEDGSYLRLKNVSLGYNLPAASLQSWSRGTLTRARLYVAATNLLTFTKYTGYDPEIGSRYNGTLTNGVDYGQFPQARTFMAGLQIGF, from the coding sequence ATGAAGAAACTTCTCTCTCTCGTATGGCTTCTGCTTCTGGCCAGTCTGCTGCCGGTCAAGGCGCAACTTCTGGCTTCCTCGAACCGCTATAGAACCCAGCCAAACCGGGATGCCGATACGCGCCTAGTCTCTTTACGCAGCGCGCTGACCGAGTTGGAGCAGCGATATCGGGTATCGTTCATTTATCCGTCCAATCTGGTAGACACCAAAGTAGTCGTCGTTAGAGCTTCAAATCATAACCTCGAAACAGAGCTGACCAGTCTACTGACCGACAAGCATCTAACGTATCGCAGGATTCAGCCCAATTTCTACGCCATTGTTTCGACCCGGGAGAAAACCAGCCGACTGTTTCGAAAAATCAGCCAGATCCAGACACCAGGTGCGGACACGCCTTTGAATGAGCCCGCCCAGCTGCCGGACCAAACCCTCAACCGGCTCGAACGTATGGGCTGGACCTTAACCGCAACGACTCAGCCTATGGCCGACATCAGTGGGAAGGTAACCGACAAAAACGGTCAGGCTATTCCTGGCGTCAGCGTTATTGTAAAGGGGACCAGCCGGGGGACAACCACCGACGTAGCAGGGAACTATACGATCAATGCCGGCAACAATGCTACCCTGGTTTTTAGCTTCGTGGGTTACGCTACGCAGGAAATAGCCGTAGCGAGTCGAACCCGGATTAACGTATCGCTAACCGACGACGTAAAGGCGCTTTCCGAAGTCGTGGTCGTTGGTTACGGTACGCAGAAACGGGCCTCCGTAACGGGCGCTATATCGTCGGTATCGTCGCAGGAGGTGACGCAACTGCCTGTACCAAGCGTTGAGCAGGCGATTCAGGGCCGGGTGCCGGGCGTCAGTGTGGTAGCCAACGGTTCGCCGGGCGAAACGCCGATCGTCCGGATTCGGGGTATTGGTTCCATTAACTACGCATCGAATCCGCTGTATGTCATTGACGGCTACCCAACCAGCGATTTGAATAATTTTGATACCCGCGACATTGAAAGCGTAGATGTATTGAAAGACGCATCCTCAGCAGCAATCTATGGATCGCGGGCGGCCAATGGGGTAATTATTATTACCACCAAGCGTGGACAGCGCGACGGGCGACTACACGTCAACTACGACGGATATATGGGCGTACAGAGTGCCTGGCGTCAGCTCGATCTGCTGAACACGAAGGAGTATATCCAGTACGGTACGGCGCTGTTGCAAAATGCCGAAAATGATAAGGCGGCTGCCGAAAATCGGCAGCCAGTTGATGCCCGGCCAGCGCGTTTTCTGGAGGCCAATTTCAATAAGCCAGTCTATCAGGGCGCTACCCAGACGTACGTCCAGACCGATACTGACTGGCAGAAAGCCGTGTTCCGCAACGCAGCTATTACCCAGCATAGCGTACAGCTGTCAGGCGGTGGCGAAAAATCGCGATTCTATTCATCGCTGGGTTATTTCAGCCAGGACGGCATCATGATCGGCACGAATTACCGCCGGGGTAACTTCCGAATAAATTCAGACCATACCATTAGTAAACGCTTCACCTTTGGCCAGACGCTGACCGTTTCGTACGACGACCGTAACGGCGAAGCCAACGCCGGGGGCCGAACGCAGGTCATGAACATGATCCGGATGACGCCGTATATGCCCATTACAGATCCGGTCCTCGTTGGCGGTTATCGAGGACCGGATGGTTCGGATGCGACCGATCCACAGAACCCAGTGCGGGCTGCGCTTCAGGACCGCACCAATACCCAGCGGCTGAAACTACTGGGCAGCGCTTACCTCGATGTCCGGCTGTTTGAAGGACTGACGTACCGGATTCGGGGCGGCATTGACTACGTAACGGCTCGGGACTATACCTTCCAGCCCATTTATAACGAAAGCTTTAATGCCCGGGCACTGGCTCAGCTGACCGATAACCGGTACACCTATACCTCGCCCCTGATCTCCAATCAGTTAACATTTGAGCGGACATTTGGCAAACACACCATTAATGCGGTGGCGGTAGCCGAACGGCAGGCGGGTATTTACTCGAGTCTGAACGGAGCGGGTCAGGCCGGATCGAACGACATCCGGCAGGTGAGTGGTCTGACACCAACCAGCGTTGGCTTAACCGGCAGCCGCACACAGAACGTCCTGATTTCCTATCTCGGCCGGATTAACTATGAATTCGCCGGCAAGTACCTGTTGGGCGCGTCATTCCGGCGCGACGGGTCCAGTAAGTTTGCTCCCGGCAATAAATGGGGTAACTTCCCTTCCGTATCGGCGGGGTGGCGTATCAGTGAAGAAGCTTTCCTGAAGAGTGTACCGACTATTTCGGAGCTGAAACTACGGGCTTCCTATGGTTCCATGGGCTTCAATGGCATCGGTGACTACGATTGGCAGGTAGCCGTTTCGCAGAACACCAACGCCCTGCTGGGTGGAAGCCGCACGCAGGGAACTTATTTCGACCGGCTGGGCAATACGTCGCTGCGCTGGGAAGTGACCGACATGACCAACGTTGGTCTAGACCTGGGTATCCTTAGCAACCGCGTTACGCTGACGGCTGAGTATTTCAACCGCAACACCGATGGGCTGATTCTGGGTCAGCCCATTGCTCCATCCATTGGCTACACACAGTCGCCGGTTGTCAATGTTGGCAACATGCGAAACCGGGGCGTTGAGCTGCAGCTGGGTTATAACAAACGGCAGGGCGATTTCCGGTACGACCTGTCGGGAAACATCAGCATCATCCGCAATAAGGTTTTGACCTTAGGGCCAAACATTTCCCCGCTGTTTAATGGAGCCAATGCCGATTACGGCGGCTTTGACATCACACGGACGGTTGCGGGCGAGCCTATTCAATCGTTCTATGGCTGGCGCGTAGCCGGAATTTTTCAGAACGCCGATGAAATCAAGGCTGCGCCTAAACAGGCTAATGCCAAGCCCGGCGACATCCGGTTCGTGGATAGTAACGGAGACGGCCAGATCGATGCGCAGGACCGGGTCAATCTGGGTAGTTTCTTGCCAAAATTCACCTACGGCTTTAACGTAAACACCAACTACCGCAATTTTGATCTGACCTTGTTCATACAGGGCGTTCAGGGCAACAAGGTCTACAACGGCGTGAAAGTGATTGAGCAGGGAATGCTTCGACTGTTCAATGCTGGTGCAGATGTGCTGCGGGCCTGGACCCCAACCAACACCAACACCGACGTTCCACGCGCGGTTAGCGGTGACCCGAATGGCAACACCCGCACCTCCGACCGCTTCCTGGAGGATGGCTCGTACCTGCGTCTGAAGAACGTTAGCCTTGGGTATAATCTGCCGGCAGCCAGCCTGCAATCCTGGTCGCGGGGCACCCTTACGCGGGCCCGCCTGTACGTAGCCGCCACTAACCTGCTGACCTTCACAAAGTACACTGGTTACGATCCCGAAATTGGTTCGCGCTACAATGGCACTCTCACCAACGGGGTTGATTATGGACAGTTTCCGCAGGCCAGAACGTTTATGGCAGGTTTGCAGATAGGCTTTTAA